The genomic region tctccctctcccactcgctctgcttgtgttctctctctcgctgtgtctctctctgtcaaataaataaataaaatctttaaaaaaaaaagtacccttGATAAATAAATGTAGTCTACGATCATACTTTGAGAAACATTGAGTGGATGCCTTGATTTAACTTTTAGAACTGTGTGGAATCTTCAGGCACTGACCCGCTGAGACTACCCATCCATGGCATTAATTCAAGAGGGCTAGCTCCGCCGTGCACTTTCTCTCCTGTGTAGAGCAAGTGTGCATAAGTGAGTCAAGTTTCACTCACAGGATGACATTCTGTCTGTTCTGGGCACATCATGTGAGACTATAGGGGTAACTGACTCAGGTTGTGAAAGTACAGCCAAGAATAAAAACTGGCACAGCCATGAATACCACCAACCCCTTGGTCATCTCTCTGGAGCTGAGTAGCTAGAGATTTCACAGAGACCAAGGAGCCCCAGCGCCATGGAATGCGTCCGAAAGAACTTGAACAGCAGACCACAGGGCAGAAAGTCAATACTATACAACATCCATTTGATTTCACTTAGTGAGAGAAGATCACAGGTTACATGATCTAAGTATGGGGCTAGCCTTCCGGCCAGTGAATCTAAAGGTAGAATTTATGTTTCAACAGCCATTTGACAACTGGGAGTTTGCTTAGTTGTATTAATGTCTGTTAACCCTAAGTGCCGATAAAAATTTTGATGGGGTCTCCTCAGGCTCTTTCATTATAGAAGAAGCTCCAGGAACTTCACGTTATGATTCTGGGGCTTTAAGAAAACTGAACAGTGCCCTTTCCTCagattttactgtttttcttttcctctctctctccctcttttttaacTAGGTTTCACAcctgagcccaatgtgggacttgaactcatgaccgtgagattgagacctgagctgagatcaagaatcagacactttaCTGATTGAGCCACTCCAGCACCCcaaattttacagttttctaaTCCCTCTTATGGGCTACCAAGCACAGAAGGAAACGATTTTGGAGAAACAGAAATGTAATGTAGAGATATAAAGTTCAGCTGTAAATACAGTTGTGCTTGTCTCTGAAAATGATTCATGTGAGCAAAGATTTGTAGCAATTTTTACTGATCCTCGAGGCCAAGGACCAGATCTATTCTCACTTAGAGCTGTGCTcccgtgctcagcacagtgcctggcatatcaTATACACTCAGAATAAGCAAATGCATGACAGATTTAGCAACAGCTTTAGTAACGTTTCTTTTAGAGGAATGTAGATAATTTCCCATTACCTATTTTTGTGCTTCTGGTGAGTAATTTtggagagaaatatttttttctcctgatcaCTGTGAAACACCAGATAAAATGTTTTGATTCAGTCTCATTCCATAGTGCAAACACCCAATTAAGGCCATCGCTTGAATCAGCGAAGGTCTGGATTGTGCACCTGACTTGACTTAGGTTGAGTGACATCTTCCAGGGCTGGTGATTGGAATGACTGGAATTTTCCAGGCCAGGTTTGTTGCCAATAGGCAAAATGATAGAGACGCTTCTGTTACAGCTCCTCTGGTAAATAACTGATAACAGACCAGTTTAGGGAATTTTTAGCATGATAGATATTATTTTGCActctgttatttctcttttcatgtgagcagaaatgaaaccattttatttttaatttgagaaatttaACCTGTAACATCAGAGCATATGTATTACCCCCATGGGGTGCATTTGGTCCTTTTAATTTTCCAGACTATTGGAACTTGACTGTCGAACTTAAAAGCAAGGAAAGTTTGGGGGGACTAGCAGGTGAGTGACCTAGCTCATCCAGCTCCGGCCAAGGGATTGCCAGATGCTTCAGAAGGAGATGCTGGTCTtcattctctctgccctctcaCTCAGTTCCTCCTGGCCAGTCCTGAATCTTTGTAGCGGGGACCCTCCGTGAAGCCAGGTGCAGAGGTTAGAGGGAAACTCTGATCGCCTTAAAACCCATTGTTTCTCAGAATGTGATCCAGGCACTCCTTGCCTCAAAGTGTCCAGGGGCTTGTTAAATCCATTTATTCCTGGACACCACCCCagatctgctgaatcagaatctctgggggtggtaTCTTGGATCTGCGTTTTTAGcaatattgatttttaataatatctAATGTGCACTGAGGTTTGAGAACATGTACTTTTTCTGAGAGGGGATTTTATGTAGGAAAGTCACCTGACAGGAAGTAGGTTTTCTTGCGCTTTCAACATTGCCTCCAGCCTTTGCCCCAGCCCCTCTGGGGCCCCTGTGCTTTACTTACCAGCCCTCTCTGCCCTCAGGCGGAGCAGGTGccctggctctgggctcagggGCTCTGCCAAACATTTTCCGCCATCCCTGAACTTCCTGTTCTTCCCAGAACCGTTGGCACAGGCCAAGGACAGTCAGACAGTGGCGGAGGCATGTGTCCAGCTCGGGGAGCTTGGAAACTGAGCCCGTGTGCACACTGAGTCAGCCCTCTCTGTGGGGGAAAGGAACAGAGGTCTGGTGAGTCGGCTGCCAGTCCACAGAGTGGGTGACCCCTCGGTGTGGTGGGTCGTGGGCAGTCAGGAAGGACCCGGCCTCTGGAGTGGCTCCCCCAGCTTCAAGGGCAGTGGTTCGGAACCTTGGCCCCGCTGCCCAGTGCACAAACTTTATGTTCCTGGGGGCACAAGCTGTCCAACTACCGCCTTTTCTGCTTTTTGTGAGAAACTGAGGAGTGAACGAGAACAGTAGGGACATGTTCCCTGTGATGTCAGCAGTGGCCACAGAGGAGCCCACACAGGCTTTGGCCCCTCCTGGCTCCGTCAGTTCTGTCCTCCGTCGGAGGCTCCACACAAACCAGCTGAGTCACTGAAGTCAGAAGGAGGCTCGTTATGCCCATGCATAAAAACCTCCAAAAAAAGCCCCAGAatactaatctttttttaaaaaatctgttttcaagGCCATTTCAGAAAAAGAGATGGGATACAGCAACCTAATTTGAGACTATACTCAATATAAAGGCAGAATCAtctcatggtttttaaaaatgtattcattaataTATCCCAACAAACTATCAGATTGACTAGCAACAACCCAGCACAACAACCAACTTTTATTCAGTGCCTGCCAacaatgatctcatttaatccgcATCCCATTGAGGGCTGCTTTAACAGCTTCTCTCCTAAATATTAACACACCAAAGAGAACCATCCTTCCAACATGATTTGTCCTCAGCATACTGTGTCCAGGAGCCCAGGTTGAATAACtgcatttattccttcttttaagattttttttaagtaatctccacacccagcatggggcttgagctcacaaccccgtGACCAAGAGTTGCACCCTCTGtagattgagccagccaggcacccccaactccATCTATTtggaggagtgagagagagagagacaacagagcCACAGTGCCTAGGTGAAAACTCACATTGCTGGTTCCTACTAGAATCTACTTAGGTTTTGGGAAAAATATTAACTTAAGAGTTCCAAGCCTGAATTATAATTCTGGCTCTTCCGCTAATTAGCTCTTGATCCAAGGCAGGTCACAACCTCTCTGAATCTACTTCCTACCtttctcatgttttatttatttattttttgaggtccaaatgaaataatatttatgaaaatggatAAACTATACAGTGCTAGAAAAGGTCAGATAATATTAAAATGGTTCTAATAAATATGGTAATTATTATTACGGTATATTTACCTAAAAGCCATGTGACTCCTTGCCACTTAATTTGAAGTTGACTGTTTGCTACTTTCCCTCCTTTGCCCCCAAGTAAACTTCTTGAGAGCAGTAAGtatgtcttactcatttttgccTCTTAAGACTGTtttgggcacatagtaggttatcaataaatgtttcttgaatgaatgaataaataaaagaaaatttcagaggaATTTTGAAGGTTCCCATCCAGGCTGAGAGCAGTCCATGGAGGGCAAAGTCATTCAGAATTACCTGCTTCCACCACGTGGTCCATCGTTGGGAACCTTTTGTACACAGCGGTGCTCACAGAACGGAAGATGAGCAGAGACGTGAGATTTACGTAGCGCATCAATGTCCTTCTGAGCAGGCGCCCATGCTCGTCCCTTCCGTGAACACTGCTGGAGATGAGAAACATCAGCCTGTCTGGCCAGGGCAGATTCACAAACTGGTTCCACCATCGGTTCACTACCAGAGTAACATAAAACCCTGCAAAATAACAGGAAACTCTAAAGCAATTTCTTACAGCAGACATGTTGACCCTGATGCTTTTAGCAGAATTTCAGCCTTTTTAGGGATTGGGGTGTAAAAATACGTTGTTATCCGTATCTTATGATTTTGccctctaaagaaaaaaattaagtaatttgtgcCTGGCAATGCCATAGCACCCAGTAAGTGGGTATTAGAGTTCAAATATTGACAGCAAAAATGGACAGTTAGTGAAGAGGAAGCTTGATTGTCCAATAACAAATGATGACCTCAAACTTGTTTGGTGTTAATTTAGCCAAAGCAGCCCTGAAGGCAAACCTTGCGGGTGGTTGGGGTTCTATTGCAAAGCAGTGTCTTTTCAGGCATGCCTCCCAGCTTGGACACACTCCCATGCAGAGTCATCCGTGTCATCCTAACGGAGACAGCTGTGTGGCTGCATTCTGCGTGTGACCTATACTTACCAAGCACAAAGGTTACTGGAATTTGTTCAGCATATCTGTCACAGTAAATtgataatttttcaaagtaaCGTTTTTGGGCTCCTGTAAGTAACAATCtggagcaaaaataaaatgcacagccCTTTATGATATTATACTTCTGCACCTGCTTTGCAAGTGATATTCAGTGCAAACAATTAAGCAcaaataattgtaatttttttttttaaggaacaatAACGTTTTTTCCTACCTAAGCTGACGTAtctcaaaagtttttaattgcTGAATGGTTCAAGTACCAATGtttttaatacataaatgttATTGGCCATTAGACAGTGGGgtttattaacttttatttttagatactttatattttaagcttttatgTGATGAGTACATTGGATTTAGAGCAAAATACCCCATGAAAGAGTCCAATTTTCAATTATTCATCAGGTAGGCTTAAAAAAAGTGTCTTGATTAAGTGAATTACAGTTATTAGGTTAATTACTAAATAATAACCCTAAATTTGACATCTTGATCTTACTCTTCCCTGAATATGCTACTTAGCACATTCTTGATGATATGTGCTGTACTTCAAAGGATATAACTGTTTATTTTACAGCCtacaattacttaaaatataaaacaacacaGATATAACTagaagtaaaaatttttattactatatttggTGGGTTTGTAgttacataatataaatataaaaatttatattacagATCTGGCCAAAACTCATTTTCTGGTATTGTTTGACAGAAATTCATTTAATGAAACTATTATTGATGTTTATATTATAGGGAGGGGATTCAGAGtcagaagaaaggtctcaaggcAGGTTAATAGTAATGGCCAAGATCTAGAAAGAGGAGCAACACAGATGAATTTGCATGAAAGAATGAGAACAGCTGTTCTAAGGGAGGAAGAAATCCCTGGGAAATCCATTATAACATGTGCCAAAGGCCTGTTTGAGGCAGTAGAACTTGGATACAGGAAGCAGAGGGATAATGAGGTAATAGTGAGCCACCAATCAGTTGCAGATGAAGAGCTGGTGCTTACAGAGGGGCCTGGGGTGCAGGGTGGGCTTGGAGTTCCCGCCTGGGCTTTGGAGGAAGTGTCAGAAGTTCTGAAGTCAGGAATGGGTTACACAGGCCCATCAGGGTCATGCCAATGACAAGTCACAGCCAGAACAGTTTCTGATACTCAAATAGAAATGGTCAAAAAGGATTTAAATGTGGAAAGCACAGACCATAAGATCAGATGAAGCCAGGTTTGAATCCCAGACCTGCTACTTACAGATTTGGACttggaacatatttttaaatctctctgagcctcagttttctcattggtaaatggggataataatacctatatGTTAGGAATGTTATGAGGCttaaagaatatattatatatacaactACTTAACATATGGTGTCATACTTAATTGATAATAAAGGggttgttattattaataattggccagaggaaaaaatattcagcTATTAGCTACATAGAAAGTTTACTAGCTAGAAAGTACTAAAATGATGATTTTGTCAAGTTCATCCAAAAGTAAAAAGAgatataatcaaagaaatgaattctggCTTTGTCTTACGATTTTTGCTGAGTATAATTATTTGCttataatagaattttaaaacttaggaTTATTAGTACACATGAGAATGACACTACGTCTATATTTTTCTACAAGtatgtttgactttttttggTAAATTCAGCCTATAGATCTTGGTATACCTTCAATCAAGATCAAACATCtattttaacaagattttatAGTTGaacttgaaaaaacaaagaatgactCGCATAATTGGTCATAGTTATAAATGTAAGCACTTTTGGTCTTTAGAAGGACTATATGCATACAATTTTGTGGGGTATAAATAAGATCCTGGAGCAAAAGTTGAGGCCCCATGGAGCATTTCTGGCTACGATGCAGCTGCTCTGAATGCTATTCTATCCTAagcagcagtagcagcagcaATAAACTCAcattagtaaaaataaactaatgagACAATTATTCTGAAACATCATGTGCCTTCCACCATTTCATATTCTGAAGAGTTAGgtgacacaaaaataaattgtccaaataatattgtatttataaGACACATCTGAAAGATTATTAGAGGTTTGTAAATAAAACTTTCCCTTTACAGATATTTTTGATAGGCAGCAAAATAGCTCTTCCTATTCTACTTTTGATAATTATCAGCTGGCCAAATTACTATCCCTCTTCTTCAGATGGAGTCCTGCTGCTGCAAAGAAGAAGGTAGGTAAGAGCAATGATAATACAAATTTGTTCATCTGTATGCAGGAAAGAACAAACTGAAGTACATAGAAAAGGTGGAAATACAGCCTCAAAAACCTTCAgcttttttaagttttaacttCCCCAGAGTAGAAATGtatgcaattttaattttaaaaactcataaaacttCTCTTTGGTATTactgataaaattttattaagactATAATTTTAGACATGAAAGTATTTCTTGGACATGATATTGCTCAAATTTTCTGTCAGTCTGACAGGCATAGCTTGTGATGTTATAAAGAATAAACATCTTCTGTTGTGAATGTAACATGCCCCGAActcagaagatataaataaactAGTTTTCAGGTTTAGTTGAGGTATTGGTAAGATTGGCAGGCACCATCCTGGATAAGATCTTGTCATTCCAGGCAAAAGAAAGCTGCCTGATATACACCATTCACGAACACGTTACTTCTGTAGGTAGTTGCTAGAAGCTGTCAAATCATAAACTGAAATTATCAATGATATAGCAGATAGGCACAAATGGTTATTCATCTGTGGCCTTTACCATTCAAAATCATCACTGAGTGACGATTTACATATAAATCTTCCCTTTTGTACCTCTAGCAAAGCTCTGGCAGCATGACTAAACCCTCGTTGTGATCGATTAACATGGGGCTGGAATGAGAGCCACCTGAATATGATAGTTAGAGTCTACTTAGCATCCTACGCACGGTTAGGTGTGGATTAAAATACTCTGTCCTGAGTTGAAGAAGGCAAGAGAGGATCATGCAAAGGAGGAGGTTACATAATGCAAAAGTCAGCGGCAACCAAAGGCTCAGATTTTTGAGACTGTATTCTTACATGATATTTGATGGCCATAGAAGAGACATGCAAAGGAAGGTACCTGTACACCAAACTTATCGCCGTGTAAAAAACAGCAAAGACAATAAATTCCCTGTACAGTAGTTTGTAGATGCTGCCCCTCCACTTGAGGAGTAACCTATGAAATCCAAAAAAAGTGGCATTTGCTACTTTACTGGAGTACGTGACAGTCATCTtggagagctttttttttctagaagagcAAGAAGACAAAACACAAGTAAAAAGCAATGTTTAAGATTCAGCGTAAGTCTATGTCTCAAAGAAACTCAAGCCACTGACCAGCCATCTCCCCATTCTGCCTTTCTCTGTTTAAACGATTTGGAATTTGGAGATAAGCACCATCTCCGCGCTAAATCTTTTAGTAGAAAAGGGGAGGA from Halichoerus grypus chromosome 6, mHalGry1.hap1.1, whole genome shotgun sequence harbors:
- the BEST3 gene encoding bestrophin-3 isoform X2 — encoded protein: MFLISSSVHGRDEHGRLLRRTLMRYVNLTSLLIFRSVSTAVYKRFPTMDHVVEAERTGNKPILPSGSEMPSF